A single window of Halobacillus naozhouensis DNA harbors:
- a CDS encoding cold-shock protein, with amino-acid sequence MVEGTVKWFNAEKGFGFIEVEGQDDVFVHFSAIQEEGFKSLEEGQVVNFEIQEGQRGPQAANVQKA; translated from the coding sequence ATGGTAGAAGGTACAGTAAAATGGTTTAACGCAGAAAAAGGTTTCGGTTTCATCGAAGTAGAAGGTCAAGACGATGTATTCGTTCACTTCTCTGCTATTCAAGAAGAAGGTTTCAAATCTCTTGAAGAAGGTCAAGTTGTAAACTTCGAAATTCAAGAAGGTCAACGCGGACCACAAGCTGCTAACGTTCAAAAGGCATAA
- a CDS encoding cold-shock protein, with amino-acid sequence MVEGTVKWFNAEKGFGFIEVEGQDDVFVHFSAIQEEGFKSLEEGQVVNFEIQEGQRGPQAANVQKA; translated from the coding sequence ATGGTTGAAGGTACAGTTAAATGGTTTAATGCAGAAAAAGGTTTCGGTTTCATCGAGGTAGAAGGTCAAGACGACGTATTCGTTCACTTCTCTGCTATTCAAGAAGAAGGTTTCAAATCTCTTGAAGAAGGTCAAGTTGTAAACTTCGAAATTCAAGAAGGTCAGCGCGGACCACAAGCTGCTAACGTTCAAAAAGCGTAA
- a CDS encoding alpha/beta fold hydrolase, which yields MAATLFDTAKGTVEFSYEGTGPTILLLKGGHCSRDTDLSHRSLMYEGFSLLTISRPGYDLTDVSAGRTATDFAETIVDILDHLHIEKVSVIAISSAGPTGIALAASYPDRVEKLVMEAAVTAPWEFGTKMRANLLFGRGEKATWGTIKLLLKVCPDMVMKKILASLTTEEADDLYSRLSLNDRRFIYNMLADSQSGHGFLLDIKHDLADMSKIQAPILGMYARKDKSVPYSQAILLKSNTQNCEIYDAPADSHLIWIGPEAPNVWAKRLEFLSH from the coding sequence GTGGCCGCCACATTATTCGATACAGCAAAAGGGACCGTAGAATTTTCATATGAAGGAACCGGCCCGACCATCCTGCTCCTCAAAGGGGGGCATTGCTCAAGAGATACTGACTTGTCCCACAGAAGTTTAATGTATGAAGGATTTTCACTTTTAACCATTTCCCGACCGGGCTATGATCTAACCGATGTTTCTGCCGGACGAACTGCAACTGATTTTGCCGAGACGATTGTAGATATATTGGATCATTTACACATAGAAAAAGTATCCGTCATCGCCATATCATCAGCAGGTCCTACAGGGATTGCGTTAGCTGCTTCCTACCCGGACCGGGTGGAAAAATTGGTAATGGAAGCTGCCGTTACAGCCCCCTGGGAATTCGGCACAAAAATGCGGGCTAACTTGTTGTTTGGGCGTGGTGAGAAGGCTACTTGGGGGACCATTAAATTATTATTAAAGGTTTGTCCAGATATGGTCATGAAAAAGATCCTTGCTTCTCTAACTACCGAAGAGGCAGATGATCTCTACAGCCGTCTCTCCCTAAACGATCGCAGATTCATCTATAACATGCTGGCTGATTCCCAATCAGGTCATGGCTTTTTGTTAGATATCAAACATGACTTGGCAGATATGAGCAAAATCCAGGCCCCAATACTCGGGATGTACGCCCGTAAAGACAAAAGTGTTCCTTATTCCCAAGCTATTCTTCTTAAGTCTAATACACAGAACTGTGAAATTTATGATGCACCAGCAGACAGCCACTTAATCTGGATTGGCCCTGAAGCCCCAAATGTCTGGGCGAAACGATTAGAATTTTTAAGTCACTAA
- a CDS encoding cobalamin-binding protein yields MRIVSICPSNTEIVAYLEQEEMLVGVDNYSDFPEQVKQLPKLGPDLSIDIDAVARLKPDLVLSSLSVPGMEKNIEGLREQNIPQLILNPGSLQEIAEDIERVGEALGMPEYGMKKAKEFLQEIETYRAESIARGKKPSLYWEWWPKPIFTPGQGNWLTEISELAGGTNLFEEEKEASVQTDWDDVRERDPDHICMVWVGVKEEKMNPDLLRKRPGWLEMKAVKGDNIHVLEESLYCRPSPRLLEGLRKLHTILNL; encoded by the coding sequence ATTCGAATTGTGTCGATTTGCCCCAGTAACACTGAAATTGTCGCGTATTTAGAGCAAGAGGAGATGTTGGTTGGTGTCGACAATTATTCTGATTTTCCTGAACAGGTGAAGCAATTACCGAAGCTTGGGCCGGACTTATCCATTGATATTGATGCAGTAGCCAGACTAAAGCCAGACCTTGTGCTGAGTTCGTTAAGTGTTCCGGGAATGGAAAAGAATATTGAGGGATTGCGGGAACAAAACATTCCACAACTGATTCTAAATCCAGGATCACTACAGGAAATTGCTGAAGATATAGAAAGAGTAGGGGAGGCTCTCGGGATGCCAGAGTACGGTATGAAGAAGGCGAAGGAGTTTTTGCAGGAAATCGAAACGTATCGGGCTGAGAGCATTGCCAGAGGGAAGAAGCCCAGTCTTTATTGGGAATGGTGGCCTAAACCTATTTTTACTCCTGGACAGGGGAATTGGTTAACGGAGATCAGTGAACTAGCCGGCGGGACCAATTTATTCGAGGAAGAAAAAGAAGCAAGCGTTCAAACGGATTGGGACGATGTAAGAGAACGAGATCCAGATCACATTTGTATGGTATGGGTCGGAGTGAAGGAAGAAAAAATGAATCCGGATCTTTTAAGAAAAAGACCCGGATGGCTTGAGATGAAAGCGGTCAAGGGCGACAACATCCATGTCCTTGAGGAATCGTTATACTGCCGTCCCAGCCCGAGGTTGCTGGAAGGGTTAAGAAAATTACACACTATCCTTAATTTATAG
- a CDS encoding MBL fold metallo-hydrolase, translating to MDKEQQSLMDDGWHMGHAEAEQVLDDLAFYRTLIANVVFIGKKESKDWILVDCGVAHYGKRIIEAAEKRFGSHPPKAIILTHGHFDHIGSAKQIAKQWNVPIYAHPREMPYITGEKTYPIPNSTIGGGLFSLLSPFFPRDPVHLGKWVNPLPEDGTVPHMDDWRIVHTPGHTPGHISLFRDRDRTLISGDAVITVKQESSLAVFVQSQHIHGPPAYFTHDWLEAEKSVKKIARLHPKLILSGHGLPMEGELMQEQLTQLSTNFKDYAIPAHQKKPH from the coding sequence ATGGATAAAGAGCAACAGTCCCTCATGGACGATGGCTGGCACATGGGCCATGCTGAGGCCGAACAAGTTTTAGATGACCTAGCTTTTTACAGGACCTTGATCGCCAACGTTGTCTTTATTGGTAAAAAAGAATCAAAAGACTGGATCCTAGTCGATTGCGGTGTCGCTCACTATGGCAAACGCATTATTGAAGCGGCTGAAAAGCGATTCGGATCCCATCCGCCTAAAGCAATTATTCTTACACATGGTCATTTTGATCATATTGGTTCTGCCAAGCAGATTGCCAAGCAATGGAATGTCCCAATCTATGCCCATCCCCGGGAAATGCCGTATATCACAGGAGAAAAAACTTACCCGATCCCCAATTCAACTATCGGGGGCGGACTGTTTTCTCTATTGTCTCCCTTCTTTCCGAGAGACCCCGTCCATTTAGGTAAATGGGTCAACCCGCTTCCTGAGGACGGTACTGTTCCTCACATGGACGACTGGAGAATTGTTCACACGCCAGGGCACACCCCTGGCCACATTTCCCTTTTCAGGGATCGTGACCGCACGCTGATTTCTGGTGATGCCGTTATCACCGTCAAACAAGAGTCGAGCCTGGCCGTCTTTGTTCAAAGCCAGCACATACACGGTCCTCCTGCCTACTTTACACACGATTGGCTCGAGGCCGAGAAGTCCGTTAAAAAGATTGCCCGCTTACATCCGAAATTGATCCTTTCCGGCCATGGCCTGCCTATGGAAGGTGAGCTTATGCAAGAGCAGCTTACACAGCTATCGACAAACTTTAAAGATTATGCCATTCCTGCTCATCAAAAGAAACCACATTAG